A region from the bacterium genome encodes:
- a CDS encoding queuosine precursor transporter, with protein sequence MYSFRFSMVPPSTRISNISAVKLVELFGFPFDGGTLLFPLSYIFGDILTEVYGYARARRIIWLGFFGNLLAVVTFAVVGALPPASVWPHQEAFATTLGVVPRIVAASFIAYLAGEFSNSFVLAKMKIATHGRFLWTRTIGSTLIGQGVDTLIFVTLAFGGTIPLRALWLMIVFNYVFKCGTEIAFTPVTYATVGFLKRREQVDAYDTQTAFNPFLFFRLGPRAQEPERGSTL encoded by the coding sequence ATGTATTCCTTCCGCTTCTCCATGGTACCGCCGTCGACCCGTATCTCGAATATCTCGGCGGTCAAACTCGTCGAACTGTTCGGCTTCCCCTTCGACGGCGGCACGCTGCTCTTCCCGCTCAGTTACATCTTCGGGGATATTCTGACCGAGGTGTACGGCTATGCCCGCGCCCGCCGCATCATCTGGCTCGGTTTCTTCGGAAACCTCCTCGCCGTCGTTACGTTCGCCGTAGTCGGCGCGCTGCCTCCCGCATCGGTTTGGCCCCACCAGGAGGCGTTCGCCACCACCCTCGGCGTCGTTCCCCGCATCGTGGCCGCCAGCTTCATCGCCTATCTGGCCGGAGAGTTTTCCAATTCGTTCGTGCTGGCCAAGATGAAGATCGCCACCCACGGCCGTTTCCTCTGGACCCGCACCATCGGTTCTACGCTCATCGGGCAGGGCGTGGATACTCTCATCTTCGTGACGCTGGCCTTCGGTGGAACGATTCCGCTGCGTGCGCTGTGGCTGATGATCGTTTTCAACTACGTGTTCAAGTGCGGAACCGAGATCGCCTTCACTCCCGTGACCTACGCGACCGTCGGTTTCCTTAAACGCCGCGAACAGGTGGACGCCTACGACACGCAGACCGCTTTCAATCCGTTTCTCTTCTTCCGACTCGGCCCGCGCGCTCAGGAACCAGAGCGGGGTTCGACACTGTAA
- the tatC gene encoding twin-arginine translocase subunit TatC — translation MTFWEHLDELRRRLLWSLVAITVAAIAGFLLSDRALNFLIEPFRENVAGSLALLAPSDGFIVQIKMALVLGAVIASPIVAYELYGFIGVGLKSREKRWLWPVAMVATILFWGGVVFAWLIFPTAIRFLGSFAGFGVQNLWSLKNYISLVLFLHLAFGIIFQLPLVIGLLIASGLVPSSFFRRNRRYAIVTIFILAALATPTTDALTMMLMVGPLLLLYEVSIWVGVMIEGRRRRLAASTGEEIEA, via the coding sequence ATGACGTTTTGGGAACATCTGGACGAGCTCCGACGGCGGCTCCTCTGGTCGCTGGTGGCGATTACCGTGGCCGCGATTGCCGGATTTCTGCTCTCCGACCGCGCGCTGAACTTCCTGATCGAGCCGTTTCGCGAGAACGTGGCCGGCTCGTTGGCGCTGCTCGCTCCGTCCGACGGATTCATCGTTCAGATCAAGATGGCACTCGTATTGGGAGCCGTGATCGCTTCGCCGATTGTGGCCTATGAGTTGTACGGCTTTATCGGAGTGGGTTTGAAATCCAGGGAAAAGCGTTGGCTGTGGCCGGTGGCGATGGTCGCAACGATTCTTTTCTGGGGCGGCGTGGTGTTCGCATGGCTTATTTTTCCCACCGCCATTCGGTTTCTCGGCTCGTTCGCGGGATTTGGCGTGCAGAACTTATGGTCGCTGAAGAACTACATCAGCCTCGTGCTCTTTCTGCATCTCGCGTTTGGAATCATCTTTCAGCTTCCGCTCGTCATCGGCCTGCTCATTGCCAGCGGCCTCGTGCCGTCCTCGTTCTTTCGCCGCAACCGTCGTTATGCCATCGTAACGATTTTCATCCTCGCCGCACTGGCTACTCCCACCACCGATGCCCTCACCATGATGCTGATGGTTGGTCCGCTCCTATTGCTCTACGAAGTCTCGATCTGGGTAGGGGTGATGATCGAAGGACGAAGAAGGCGACTTGCGGCAAGCACGGGCGAAGAAATCGAGGCGTAG